One Acidobacteriota bacterium DNA window includes the following coding sequences:
- a CDS encoding endonuclease/exonuclease/phosphatase family protein yields MFSWLTHRSGRGTLGVLLVAAAFVLGLTAAPASADSDKRVVKVMTYNMDAGTDFVFFFAYPNDLAAAYAATVDELAQSGFDIRAARMADVIAAEDPYLVSLQEATVWDYVTNGGSRIQLLADQLELLMAALEERGLHYKIVAVQPLTNLMLPLGDDVNFHYLDQNVILARTDLSQAELALSNARQAQFLTTSEPLPGFRQVNGWMSVDAKIRGKSVRFFATHLASPLFPGDPVQEAQGAELVEILSGSPFPVMLAGDFNSDMSGLGIGPDQTPTASAIVAAGYADSWTAVHQTWEGLTWPLFWEDIYAGVYPDGEPVERIDLIFAKGLEVLDAKAVGVSKPYPSDHAGVVATLLIEK; encoded by the coding sequence ATGTTCTCGTGGCTCACACATCGGAGCGGTAGAGGCACTCTGGGAGTCCTGCTAGTCGCGGCGGCGTTCGTTCTCGGTCTCACCGCGGCGCCGGCCTCCGCCGACAGCGACAAGCGGGTCGTCAAGGTGATGACCTACAACATGGACGCGGGGACTGACTTCGTCTTCTTCTTCGCGTACCCCAACGACCTCGCTGCAGCGTACGCCGCCACGGTGGACGAGCTCGCGCAAAGCGGATTCGACATTCGTGCGGCGCGGATGGCTGACGTGATCGCCGCCGAAGATCCGTATCTCGTGTCCCTGCAGGAAGCCACGGTCTGGGATTACGTCACCAACGGCGGGTCGAGGATCCAGCTCCTGGCTGATCAGCTGGAACTCCTGATGGCCGCCTTGGAAGAACGGGGTCTGCACTACAAGATCGTCGCGGTGCAACCGCTGACGAACCTCATGCTGCCGCTCGGTGACGACGTCAACTTCCACTACCTAGACCAGAACGTCATCCTCGCGCGCACCGATCTCAGCCAGGCGGAGCTGGCTCTGTCGAACGCCCGGCAGGCGCAATTCCTGACGACCAGCGAACCGCTCCCCGGGTTCAGGCAGGTCAACGGGTGGATGTCCGTGGATGCCAAGATTCGAGGCAAGAGCGTGCGCTTCTTCGCCACGCACCTGGCCTCTCCGCTGTTCCCAGGCGACCCCGTTCAGGAGGCGCAGGGGGCCGAACTGGTCGAGATTCTGAGCGGCTCGCCGTTCCCCGTCATGCTCGCCGGTGATTTCAACTCCGACATGAGCGGCCTGGGCATCGGCCCCGACCAGACACCGACGGCATCGGCGATCGTGGCCGCTGGCTACGCAGACAGCTGGACGGCGGTGCATCAGACGTGGGAGGGTCTCACCTGGCCGCTGTTCTGGGAGGACATCTACGCCGGTGTCTATCCGGATGGGGAGCCGGTCGAGCGGATCGACCTGATCTTCGCAAAGGGCCTGGAGGTGCTCGACGCCAAAGCGGTCGGTGTCAGCAAGCCATACCCATCCGATCACGCCGGCGTGGTGGCGACGCTGCTCATCGAGAAGTAG
- a CDS encoding helix-turn-helix transcriptional regulator: protein MTRLQQERRRRDWTQQDLAFYARVTCADVSRWENGMAKPYPSQAARLAKTLGLDPADLLCPVEAVTDESRDVNQDGSLRDRLRA, encoded by the coding sequence ATGACCAGACTTCAACAGGAGCGACGGCGCCGGGATTGGACGCAGCAAGACCTGGCGTTCTACGCCCGCGTCACTTGTGCCGATGTCTCCCGCTGGGAAAACGGCATGGCGAAGCCGTATCCCTCGCAGGCGGCCCGGCTCGCAAAGACGCTCGGGCTTGACCCGGCCGATCTTCTCTGCCCTGTCGAGGCAGTCACCGACGAATCGCGCGACGTGAACCAGGACGGCTCACTTCGAGACAGGCTGCGAGCCTGA
- a CDS encoding tyrosine-type recombinase/integrase, giving the protein MGQIRQRGAVYWIRYYRDGKRYEESTHSKKEGAAKRLLRLREGAIEQGVPVTPKIGRLKFDDAAKDLITDYRVNGKKSLEHVTRRVDQHLKPTFGGRRMTGITTTDVRAYVDKRQKEAAANASINRELAALKRMFSLAIQAGKLLHRPYIPMLREDNARQGFFERPAFESMRAKLPADVQPIATFAYLTGWRVQSEVLPLTWGQVDRHAGIVRLESGTTKNGDGRVFDYSGLPDLVDLFNDLWTAHEAFAKSEHKIVPWVFNRAGKQIRDFRHAWETATTAAGCPGRIPHDLRRTAVRNLVRAGVPERVAMKVTGHKTRSVFDRYDITSPGDLRDAGAKLYEARNATGTITGTATKTGTA; this is encoded by the coding sequence ATGGGCCAGATCCGACAACGTGGCGCCGTCTATTGGATTCGCTACTACCGCGACGGCAAGCGGTACGAGGAAAGCACGCACAGCAAGAAGGAAGGCGCCGCGAAGCGGTTGCTTCGGCTGCGGGAAGGTGCCATCGAACAAGGCGTCCCGGTCACACCGAAGATTGGGCGACTGAAGTTCGACGACGCGGCGAAGGACTTGATCACCGACTACCGCGTCAACGGCAAGAAGTCCCTTGAGCATGTGACCCGGCGCGTCGACCAGCACTTGAAGCCCACGTTTGGCGGGCGGCGGATGACCGGGATCACGACGACGGACGTTCGGGCCTACGTCGACAAGCGACAGAAGGAAGCGGCGGCGAACGCCAGCATCAACCGGGAACTGGCGGCGCTCAAGCGCATGTTCTCGCTGGCGATCCAGGCCGGGAAGTTGCTTCACCGGCCCTATATCCCGATGCTGCGCGAAGACAACGCGCGGCAAGGGTTCTTCGAGCGACCGGCCTTCGAGTCCATGCGGGCGAAGTTGCCGGCCGACGTGCAACCGATCGCGACGTTCGCCTACCTCACCGGCTGGCGCGTTCAGAGTGAAGTCTTGCCGCTCACCTGGGGACAGGTGGACCGGCACGCCGGGATCGTCCGTCTGGAGTCCGGCACGACGAAGAACGGCGACGGCCGGGTATTCGACTACTCGGGACTGCCGGATCTGGTCGACCTGTTCAACGACTTGTGGACGGCTCACGAGGCGTTCGCGAAGTCGGAACACAAGATCGTGCCGTGGGTGTTCAATCGGGCCGGCAAGCAGATCCGCGACTTCCGGCACGCGTGGGAAACCGCGACGACGGCGGCGGGATGCCCGGGACGCATCCCGCACGACCTGAGGCGGACAGCCGTTCGCAATCTCGTACGCGCGGGCGTGCCGGAACGCGTCGCCATGAAAGTCACGGGGCACAAGACGCGATCGGTGTTCGATCGCTACGACATCACGAGCCCGGGTGATCTGCGCGACGCTGGAGCCAAGTTATACGAGGCCCGGAACGCGACAGGGACAATCACGGGGACAGCGACGAAAACGGGGACGGCGTGA
- a CDS encoding AAA family ATPase — protein MLDTPIARFLAALPNGAQQNGHGWQGRCPAHEDDRASLSISQGDDGRVLLKCHAGCTAASIVAAVGLQMRDLFSAREHHAPEMTFDYRDESGVLLFEVCRFPNKQFRQRRPDGSGGWIWSLGDVRRVIYRLPELAGKEAVATVEGEKDADRLWSIGVPATTNAGGAGKWRDEYSAQLKAAGCKRVAVLPDNDPPGEAHARAVARSCHAAGLSVKIVTLRDLPAKGDVSDYLQTHDKAALLACIRDAAPFDPQQSAAAPIGGTPFELTSLRDLLAEPDDQVEWLVDCRIPTGAVVLVVGAPKAGKSTLVRDLELSVGSGTPFLGWRTAYAPVWHCAFEEKRSEIRKHFRSMGATGHEPIRLFVSQAPTDILPKLRELAERERPGVIVLDPLQRALRVRDLNDYAQTTLAFDPILKLARETGATLILVHHASMHHTRQGIDAILGSTALAGSVDQVFVLARNGQQRALSSTQRIGDDLEPVIIERDSTTGRLRIAGTKRQVDDDQMEQRMLDALGSVSEPVPETWFEAHVEGRNADRVRCLRRLCGMNRVQRCGGGGRKDPYRYKLSLGDSCSRDSGNSPNSEKCREPQSSSSFIDRNLDFGDEVPGFPIRNLGNKNYESPVRTLRGSSYRDTQSVHVPEVPQVPEVPGCSENREIDGSETAETPDRTESDSGSRDFEEGADV, from the coding sequence ATGCTCGACACCCCGATCGCGCGCTTCCTCGCAGCCTTACCCAACGGTGCCCAACAGAACGGGCACGGCTGGCAGGGACGGTGCCCGGCTCACGAAGACGATCGCGCGTCGCTCTCGATTTCTCAAGGTGACGACGGCCGCGTGCTGTTGAAGTGTCACGCCGGCTGCACGGCCGCGTCGATCGTGGCGGCGGTTGGGCTCCAGATGCGCGACTTGTTTTCTGCCCGGGAGCATCACGCGCCAGAGATGACCTTCGACTACCGCGACGAATCCGGCGTGCTTCTCTTCGAGGTGTGCCGTTTCCCGAACAAGCAATTCCGCCAGCGACGGCCGGACGGATCGGGCGGTTGGATCTGGTCACTCGGGGACGTGCGGCGCGTGATCTATCGGCTGCCGGAGCTCGCCGGCAAAGAGGCAGTCGCTACTGTGGAAGGCGAGAAAGACGCGGACCGCCTCTGGTCGATCGGTGTACCGGCCACCACGAACGCGGGAGGGGCTGGCAAGTGGCGTGACGAGTACTCCGCTCAGTTGAAGGCGGCCGGCTGCAAACGCGTCGCCGTCCTGCCCGACAACGATCCGCCCGGCGAAGCTCATGCACGCGCGGTTGCCCGGTCCTGCCATGCGGCGGGCCTCAGTGTGAAGATCGTCACGCTGCGGGACTTGCCCGCAAAGGGTGACGTGAGCGACTACCTGCAAACGCACGACAAAGCGGCGTTACTGGCGTGCATCCGCGACGCGGCGCCTTTCGATCCGCAACAGTCCGCCGCGGCGCCGATTGGCGGCACACCCTTCGAGTTGACCTCTCTTCGAGACTTGCTCGCCGAGCCCGACGATCAAGTCGAGTGGTTGGTTGATTGTCGCATTCCGACCGGCGCGGTCGTGCTGGTCGTTGGCGCGCCGAAGGCGGGCAAGAGCACGCTCGTCCGGGACTTGGAATTGTCGGTCGGGAGCGGCACGCCGTTCCTGGGTTGGCGTACGGCATACGCTCCGGTGTGGCACTGCGCGTTCGAGGAAAAGCGATCCGAAATTCGGAAACACTTTCGATCGATGGGCGCGACCGGCCACGAACCGATCCGACTTTTCGTGTCGCAGGCTCCAACAGACATCCTCCCAAAGCTCCGCGAGTTGGCGGAACGCGAGCGACCCGGGGTGATCGTGCTCGACCCGCTACAGCGGGCGCTCCGCGTGCGGGACTTGAACGATTACGCGCAGACGACGTTGGCGTTTGATCCGATCCTGAAGTTGGCTCGCGAGACGGGCGCGACACTCATCCTCGTGCACCACGCGAGCATGCACCACACCCGCCAAGGCATCGACGCCATTCTCGGCAGCACGGCCCTGGCCGGCAGCGTTGACCAGGTGTTCGTCCTGGCCCGCAATGGCCAACAGCGGGCGCTCTCCAGCACGCAACGGATCGGCGACGACCTGGAGCCCGTCATCATTGAACGCGACTCCACCACGGGCCGCCTTCGCATCGCTGGCACTAAACGCCAAGTGGACGACGACCAGATGGAACAGCGGATGCTCGACGCGCTGGGTAGCGTGAGCGAGCCCGTTCCCGAAACGTGGTTCGAGGCACACGTCGAGGGGCGCAACGCGGACCGCGTGAGATGCCTTCGCCGGTTGTGCGGCATGAACCGCGTTCAACGCTGTGGCGGCGGCGGCCGAAAAGACCCATACCGCTACAAGTTGAGTCTCGGGGATTCATGTTCCCGGGACTCGGGAAATTCACCGAATTCTGAAAAGTGCCGGGAACCTCAATCGAGTAGCAGTTTCATTGATCGAAACCTCGATTTCGGTGATGAGGTTCCGGGGTTCCCTATAAGGAACCTTGGGAACAAGAACTACGAAAGCCCTGTACGTACTCTTCGAGGTTCTTCCTACCGCGACACTCAAAGCGTTCATGTTCCCGAGGTTCCGCAGGTTCCCGAGGTTCCGGGCTGTTCAGAGAATCGCGAGATAGACGGCTCGGAAACCGCAGAAACACCCGATAGAACCGAGTCCGATTCAGGTTCCCGAGACTTCGAGGAAGGCGCCGATGTCTGA
- a CDS encoding DNA methyltransferase: protein MKNQLFYGDNLDVLRRYIADESVDLVYLDPPFNSQQNYNVLFKERSGKQASAQLHAFEDTWHWDEQAAALYQATVETGGRVSDVLRAFRTFLDENDLMAYLVMMAPRLVELRRVLKQTGSLYLHCDPTASHYLKVLLDAVFGAVNFKNEIIWKRTSSQNSAKRFGPVHDTLLFYSRSDDYCWNSLSLPHSNEYAARFRRLDEKGRAYSDDNLTAPGVRHGDSGAVWRGYDPTARGVHWKANSATVAALVGQEQAQRMTTTEKLDLMDEHGSILWSKKAAEDGGGFPRFKRFLSGGAPVQDVITDIFPINSQAQERLGYPTQKPEALLERILNASSNEGDVVLDPFCGCGTTVAVAQQLKRRWIGIDITHLAIGLIKFRLAHSYGDEVASTYEVIGEPTTLDDARQLAEEDKFQFQNWALGLVGARPAGGVKKGADRGVDGKSIFHDGLGNTQEIIYSVKGGNLKATDVRDLKGVVQREKAVIGVLISFEVPSKEMRKEAATGEFYICEWGTYPMWQLLTIEDLLNGKTVKRPPVRQVDATFKKAPKAKSAAGKQGTLLE, encoded by the coding sequence ATGAAAAACCAGTTGTTCTACGGCGATAACCTGGACGTTCTCCGACGCTACATCGCAGATGAGAGCGTCGATCTCGTCTATCTCGATCCCCCGTTCAACAGTCAGCAGAACTACAACGTTCTGTTCAAGGAGCGATCAGGCAAGCAGGCGTCCGCTCAACTTCACGCTTTTGAGGATACGTGGCATTGGGACGAACAAGCGGCGGCACTTTATCAAGCGACGGTGGAGACGGGCGGCAGAGTCAGCGACGTGTTGCGGGCGTTCCGCACGTTCCTCGACGAGAACGACTTGATGGCGTATCTCGTAATGATGGCTCCCCGTCTGGTAGAACTTCGGCGGGTGTTGAAGCAGACGGGATCGCTGTATCTCCACTGCGATCCGACGGCAAGTCACTACTTGAAGGTGCTGTTGGATGCTGTGTTCGGTGCGGTGAACTTCAAGAACGAGATCATCTGGAAGCGGACAAGTTCCCAAAACAGTGCGAAGCGTTTTGGTCCCGTCCACGACACGCTATTGTTCTACTCTCGCTCTGATGACTACTGCTGGAACTCGTTGTCGCTCCCTCACAGTAACGAATACGCTGCTCGTTTCCGACGACTGGACGAGAAAGGACGAGCGTATAGCGACGACAACTTGACGGCTCCAGGCGTGCGGCACGGCGACTCGGGCGCGGTGTGGCGTGGCTACGATCCAACAGCGAGAGGGGTTCACTGGAAGGCGAACTCGGCGACAGTGGCGGCGCTTGTTGGGCAGGAACAGGCGCAGAGGATGACGACGACGGAGAAACTCGATCTGATGGATGAACACGGTTCTATCCTCTGGTCAAAGAAGGCGGCAGAGGACGGAGGTGGTTTCCCTCGGTTCAAGAGGTTCCTGTCGGGAGGTGCTCCCGTCCAAGACGTCATCACGGACATCTTCCCGATCAACTCGCAAGCACAGGAACGGCTCGGCTATCCGACGCAAAAACCCGAGGCACTCCTTGAACGCATCCTCAATGCGAGCAGCAACGAGGGTGACGTGGTGCTCGATCCGTTCTGCGGCTGCGGCACGACGGTGGCAGTCGCTCAACAGTTGAAGCGTCGGTGGATCGGAATAGACATTACGCATCTCGCTATCGGGCTCATCAAGTTTCGGTTGGCACACTCATACGGCGACGAGGTCGCAAGCACGTATGAGGTCATTGGTGAACCGACGACGCTGGACGACGCACGACAACTGGCGGAAGAAGACAAGTTCCAGTTTCAGAACTGGGCGCTTGGACTCGTTGGCGCTCGTCCTGCTGGCGGCGTGAAGAAGGGTGCGGATCGGGGAGTGGACGGCAAGAGCATCTTTCACGACGGGCTTGGCAACACACAGGAGATCATCTACTCCGTCAAGGGCGGGAACTTGAAAGCGACGGACGTGCGGGACTTGAAGGGCGTGGTTCAACGGGAAAAGGCGGTCATCGGGGTGCTCATCTCATTTGAAGTCCCGAGCAAGGAAATGCGGAAGGAAGCGGCGACGGGCGAGTTCTACATCTGCGAGTGGGGCACGTATCCGATGTGGCAGTTGTTGACGATAGAGGACTTGCTGAACGGGAAGACGGTGAAGCGTCCCCCAGTGCGACAGGTTGACGCGACGTTCAAGAAGGCTCCGAAAGCGAAGTCGGCTGCTGGAAAGCAGGGCACGCTATTGGAGTAG
- a CDS encoding helix-turn-helix domain-containing protein: MSDATHQTAQGGENGASGMGLEALADSADRILTRGPRLLDAKTAARALGLPYTSLRDATFRGELAVVKVGRRWFFDRRDLERFIESHKERYSA; this comes from the coding sequence ATGTCTGACGCGACGCACCAAACGGCGCAAGGCGGGGAAAACGGGGCCTCAGGAATGGGCCTCGAAGCACTCGCCGACAGCGCAGATCGAATCCTGACGCGCGGCCCGCGACTCCTGGACGCAAAGACGGCCGCCCGGGCACTCGGCTTGCCGTACACGAGCCTTCGAGACGCGACGTTTCGCGGGGAACTCGCCGTCGTGAAAGTCGGTCGACGCTGGTTCTTCGATCGGCGCGACCTGGAACGGTTCATCGAGTCGCACAAGGAAAGGTATTCGGCATGA
- a CDS encoding zinc-ribbon domain containing protein: MDNNETTFEDMPLSCCDCGQSFVWTAGQRRFYAERELSQPKRCSTCRQIKRTEWATRDAERVER; encoded by the coding sequence ATGGACAACAACGAGACGACTTTCGAGGATATGCCGCTTTCGTGCTGCGACTGCGGCCAGTCCTTTGTCTGGACGGCGGGGCAGCGGCGGTTCTATGCCGAGCGGGAACTGAGTCAACCGAAGCGGTGTTCGACCTGCCGGCAGATCAAGCGCACTGAGTGGGCCACGCGCGACGCGGAGCGGGTCGAGCGATGA
- a CDS encoding DUF2892 domain-containing protein: MGLAESFGKSGFAQLVNSPIGRITRIAIGLGLIAWGYTHSATSTGAVIMAVGLVPLAAGVFDLCLISALLGGPLSGARIGKSAPHS; the protein is encoded by the coding sequence TTGGGTCTAGCTGAATCTTTCGGCAAGTCTGGGTTCGCGCAGCTCGTGAACAGCCCGATCGGTCGCATCACTCGCATTGCGATTGGTCTCGGCCTCATCGCCTGGGGTTACACACACAGCGCGACGTCCACAGGCGCCGTCATCATGGCGGTTGGCCTGGTGCCCTTGGCGGCTGGTGTATTCGACCTGTGTCTGATAAGCGCGTTGCTGGGCGGTCCGCTGAGTGGTGCGCGCATTGGCAAGAGCGCGCCGCATTCGTAG
- a CDS encoding DUF433 domain-containing protein, whose translation MTVHPRVEMRPDVMLGEPVIRGTRVTVELVLRKLAEGMTQADLLDAYPRLTTDDIQAAIRFAADTLAHEEVVFRPTGTDS comes from the coding sequence ATGACCGTTCACCCGCGCGTCGAAATGCGCCCAGACGTTATGCTCGGCGAGCCTGTGATACGCGGCACTCGGGTCACCGTTGAACTGGTGCTGCGGAAACTGGCCGAGGGAATGACGCAAGCGGACCTGCTCGACGCCTATCCCAGACTCACCACCGACGATATTCAAGCCGCCATCCGGTTTGCCGCCGACACGCTCGCCCACGAGGAAGTTGTCTTCCGTCCAACCGGGACGGACAGCTGA
- a CDS encoding methyltransferase domain-containing protein yields the protein MIDTRRFDQVAATWDDDPKRVSLANAVADTIVRQVGLAAAMDVLDFGCGTGLLTLALRPNVRSVTGADTSTGMLSVLERKAREQALKLVTTWLLRPDDSYAFPGDYDLIVSSMTLHHVASLAPLFAQFRDHLRPGGRVALADLDREDGTFHRPDVTDVFHLGFDRADLKALLAQAGFDDLADATAFVHHRNDRDYPVFLISGRVRG from the coding sequence ATGATCGACACGCGCCGTTTCGATCAAGTTGCCGCGACCTGGGATGACGACCCCAAGCGCGTCTCGCTCGCCAACGCTGTGGCCGACACCATCGTGCGTCAGGTCGGGTTGGCGGCGGCGATGGACGTGCTGGATTTCGGGTGCGGGACGGGGCTGCTGACGCTGGCCCTCAGGCCGAACGTGCGCAGCGTCACGGGGGCGGATACCTCGACCGGCATGCTGAGCGTGCTGGAGCGAAAAGCACGGGAGCAGGCGCTGAAGTTGGTGACGACGTGGTTGCTGCGGCCGGACGACAGCTACGCGTTCCCTGGCGACTACGATCTCATCGTCAGCAGCATGACCCTGCACCACGTGGCGAGCCTGGCGCCCCTATTCGCCCAATTCCGCGATCATCTGCGTCCGGGCGGTCGTGTTGCGCTCGCCGACCTGGACCGCGAGGACGGCACGTTCCACAGACCGGACGTCACCGACGTGTTCCACCTCGGCTTCGACCGGGCCGATCTGAAGGCCCTCCTGGCGCAAGCCGGCTTCGACGACCTCGCGGACGCGACCGCGTTTGTCCACCATCGGAACGACCGTGACTATCCCGTGTTCCTCATCAGCGGGCGTGTGCGCGGGTAG